Proteins found in one Bacilli bacterium PM5-9 genomic segment:
- a CDS encoding ferrous iron transport protein B (product_source=KO:K04759; cath_funfam=3.40.50.300; cog=COG0370; ko=KO:K04759; pfam=PF02421,PF07664,PF07670; superfamily=48371,52540; tigrfam=TIGR00437; transmembrane_helix_parts=Inside_1_275,TMhelix_276_298,Outside_299_339,TMhelix_340_362,Inside_363_382,TMhelix_383_405,Outside_406_447,TMhelix_448_470,Inside_471_508,TMhelix_509_531,Outside_532_656,TMhelix_657_676,Inside_677_682,TMhelix_683_705,Outside_706_714), which translates to MKKVVFLGNPNVGKSALINAMSKSKIKVGNWPGVTVEKIEANFTYKNQELDFVDLPGTYNFTNNHEEKVTTEILLSGEYDLIVNVVDATNLERNLNVTLLARELEKPMIVLLNFDDDVTKNGLVIDTVKLQRYLQMPVFKTSAIKNIGIDNVLNYIVDTDFEKHVDYNIYYDSDIDTTIAQIYEILEQDGIEEPTYGLKFLAYRLFEREPHYTVVIPESTLEKVNHVINSSPLSLQDSTTSQLYVKRYEQIETVLKGIIDKNGVSRYRITKKIDNIVLNKWLGLPIFFLFSVYFLSLIFNVANPFVDWIDGFFSDYISYHVSTWITSFPDWAQSMIIDGIIGGIGGVLVFTPLMYFIYLMMAILEESGIMSRIAFVMDRAMRGLGLNGKSFISLIIGFGCTVPAITSTRTLESEKARKATTMMLPFISCGARLPVYALFGAAFFSKNLGLVVASLYVLGIVIAVIVALVLKAFGFYNDDEKEAFTIEMPPYRIPEPRILFKNVNNRLKGFLKRVITLIFVVLFAIWGLNYFPNGKAEDSYLTKATEIVQPIFKPTGFGESRVAIAAIPTAIAAKEAVVGTIETLQGIEEAQSSERPEESYFKNQVKGLVDATKESVKAVVTLNLSSIFAPAPDDLQDETINTASNLFNGDDAQLKAYSYMAFILLLVPCAVALVTIKKEFGTYFMLEVLAVSLIVPYVVSTLIYQIGSLLELCQ; encoded by the coding sequence ATGAAAAAAGTAGTATTTTTAGGAAATCCAAATGTAGGAAAATCAGCATTAATAAATGCAATGAGTAAATCTAAAATTAAAGTAGGTAACTGGCCTGGAGTTACAGTTGAAAAAATTGAAGCTAATTTTACCTATAAAAATCAAGAGTTAGACTTTGTTGATTTACCAGGAACATATAACTTTACAAATAATCATGAAGAAAAAGTAACAACCGAAATTTTATTATCTGGTGAGTATGATTTGATTGTCAATGTAGTAGATGCAACAAATTTAGAAAGAAACTTAAATGTAACTTTACTTGCAAGAGAATTAGAGAAACCAATGATTGTATTATTAAATTTCGATGATGATGTTACTAAAAATGGCTTAGTTATTGATACAGTTAAACTACAAAGATATTTACAGATGCCAGTCTTTAAAACATCAGCAATCAAGAATATTGGAATAGATAATGTTTTAAATTACATTGTTGATACTGATTTTGAAAAACATGTTGATTATAATATTTATTATGATAGTGATATTGATACAACAATTGCTCAAATCTATGAAATTTTAGAACAAGATGGTATTGAAGAACCAACATATGGATTAAAATTTCTTGCATATCGCTTGTTTGAAAGAGAACCACATTATACAGTCGTTATACCAGAATCAACACTTGAAAAAGTAAATCATGTAATTAATAGTAGTCCTTTATCATTACAAGATTCAACTACATCACAATTATATGTTAAAAGATATGAACAAATTGAAACAGTTTTAAAAGGAATTATTGATAAAAATGGTGTTTCAAGATATAGAATTACAAAAAAAATAGATAATATTGTTTTAAATAAATGGTTAGGACTACCAATCTTCTTTTTATTTTCAGTTTATTTTTTATCACTTATTTTCAATGTAGCAAATCCTTTTGTCGATTGGATTGATGGCTTTTTCAGTGATTATATTTCATATCATGTTTCAACATGGATTACATCATTTCCAGATTGGGCTCAATCAATGATTATTGATGGCATTATTGGTGGTATCGGTGGAGTACTTGTTTTTACTCCGTTAATGTACTTCATATATTTAATGATGGCAATATTAGAAGAAAGTGGTATTATGTCTCGAATTGCTTTTGTAATGGATAGAGCAATGAGAGGTTTAGGATTAAATGGTAAATCATTTATTTCTTTAATTATTGGTTTTGGTTGCACAGTACCAGCAATCACATCAACAAGAACATTAGAAAGTGAAAAAGCAAGAAAAGCAACTACAATGATGTTACCATTCATTAGCTGTGGTGCAAGATTACCAGTATATGCTTTATTTGGAGCAGCATTCTTTTCAAAAAATTTAGGATTAGTGGTTGCTAGTTTATATGTTTTAGGAATAGTAATTGCTGTAATAGTCGCTTTAGTTTTAAAAGCATTTGGTTTTTATAATGATGATGAAAAAGAAGCATTCACTATTGAAATGCCACCATATCGTATTCCTGAACCAAGAATTTTATTTAAAAATGTAAATAATAGATTAAAAGGATTTTTAAAAAGAGTAATTACATTAATATTTGTGGTTTTATTTGCAATATGGGGATTAAATTATTTCCCAAATGGAAAAGCTGAAGATAGTTATTTGACTAAAGCTACAGAAATAGTTCAACCAATATTTAAACCAACAGGATTTGGCGAATCAAGAGTTGCGATTGCAGCCATTCCAACAGCAATTGCTGCAAAAGAAGCAGTTGTTGGAACAATAGAAACATTACAAGGAATTGAAGAAGCACAATCAAGTGAGCGTCCAGAAGAATCGTACTTTAAAAATCAAGTTAAAGGTTTAGTCGATGCTACAAAGGAAAGTGTTAAAGCAGTAGTTACTTTAAATCTATCATCAATATTTGCTCCAGCACCTGATGATTTGCAAGATGAAACAATCAATACAGCTTCAAATTTATTCAATGGTGATGATGCACAATTAAAAGCATATTCATACATGGCATTTATCTTATTATTAGTACCATGTGCAGTTGCCCTTGTAACAATAAAAAAGGAATTTGGGACTTACTTTATGTTAGAAGTCTTAGCGGTTTCATTGATTGTACCATATGTAGTATCAACACTTATTTATCAAATAGGAAGTTTATTGGAGCTTTGTCAATAA
- a CDS encoding ferrous iron transport protein A (product_source=KO:K04758; cog=COG1918; ko=KO:K04758; pfam=PF04023; smart=SM00899; superfamily=50037), whose protein sequence is MKLSDLKRGESAKIKKINLDFESTHRLISLGFSYGNTIIFERSAPLGDPQQYYVAGNYIAIRKEDSAKIEVEKI, encoded by the coding sequence ATGAAACTATCTGATTTAAAAAGAGGAGAATCTGCAAAGATAAAAAAAATAAACCTTGACTTTGAATCAACACATCGTTTGATATCGTTAGGTTTTTCATATGGTAATACAATTATCTTTGAAAGAAGTGCTCCATTAGGTGATCCACAGCAATATTATGTTGCTGGTAATTATATAGCAATTAGAAAAGAAGATTCTGCAAAAATTGAGGTGGAAAAAATATGA
- a CDS encoding transposase (product_source=COG3464; cath_funfam=2.20.25.10; cog=COG3464; pfam=PF14690; smart=SM00355; superfamily=57667,57802): MHLNYIKHFTNIKDNNISFSNVSTQLINGSLATLINATLDYTPSFCPKCGTYHPNLESKGFQKTSLIKLLNSANINTYLLLKKKRFFCHHCNKSFTLSSSIVNNI; the protein is encoded by the coding sequence ATGCATTTAAATTATATCAAACATTTTACTAATATTAAAGATAATAATATTTCTTTCTCTAATGTATCTACTCAATTAATAAATGGCTCTTTAGCCACTCTTATTAATGCTACTCTTGATTATACCCCTTCTTTTTGTCCTAAATGTGGTACTTATCATCCTAATCTTGAATCCAAGGGTTTTCAAAAAACTTCTCTTATTAAACTTCTCAACTCTGCTAATATCAATACTTATTTACTTCTTAAAAAGAAAAGGTTTTTTTGTCATCATTGTAATAAATCTTTTACTCTTTCTTCTTCTATTGTTAATAATATATAA
- a CDS encoding IS30 family transposase (product_source=COG2826; cath_funfam=3.30.420.10; cog=COG2826; superfamily=53098), producing the protein MLIIYNYIIENKILVKSITTDNGLEFKALGIAAKRLGVKLYKCDPYCSFQRGSNERMNAIVRRFIPKGKSLYQVEQQYLEDIMFKINEMPRKIFDFKRSHEVEFNKMISGAVEIT; encoded by the coding sequence TTGTTAATAATATATAACTATATTATAGAAAATAAGATTTTAGTAAAATCAATTACAACAGACAATGGTTTAGAATTTAAAGCATTGGGAATAGCTGCAAAAAGATTAGGAGTTAAATTGTATAAGTGTGATCCATATTGTTCATTTCAAAGAGGAAGCAATGAAAGAATGAACGCAATAGTGAGAAGATTTATACCTAAAGGAAAATCATTATATCAAGTGGAACAACAATATCTTGAAGATATAATGTTTAAAATTAATGAAATGCCAAGAAAAATATTTGACTTTAAAAGATCACATGAGGTAGAATTTAATAAAATGATAAGTGGTGCGGTTGAGATTACATAA
- a CDS encoding hypothetical protein (product_source=Hypo-rule applied; superfamily=90123; transmembrane_helix_parts=Inside_1_6,TMhelix_7_29,Outside_30_33,TMhelix_34_56,Inside_57_65), with protein MNDKYIKVYRFFVLIIALFLKDILNWLAGENLSYMVIVPIGIIYVIIFLGPIDSYILMKLNEKQS; from the coding sequence GTGAATGATAAATATATTAAAGTTTATAGGTTTTTTGTACTTATAATTGCGTTATTTTTAAAAGATATTTTGAATTGGTTAGCTGGAGAAAACCTTAGTTATATGGTAATAGTACCTATTGGTATAATATATGTTATAATTTTTCTAGGTCCAATAGATTCATATATATTAATGAAATTGAATGAAAAACAATCATAA
- a CDS encoding hypothetical protein (product_source=Hypo-rule applied; cath_funfam=3.40.50.10170; cleavage_site_network=SignalP-noTM; superfamily=50090,52833,54328), which produces MKKIKYFITMLAIVFSMTMYINANENIIDDSPSVNLAEETEDNLVESDNSDQAISPKLRTFSTTSSTTLTVPKEGLYDKTVDKKDANGHLSTRSFYYKNKLVERRYYTYSSANGYRMHTKNLYWSNGSSIERTRKYAYNSKNEIYNTNTKRFRANGTVDWYNIYEEKVGGKVIELRKYDTTGTYYTMKSFYKTGTGVLYKRDYWKGEAPNRVTHTGNYNSVGSVWVNATYYHYPTNVKKEYITYNGATNNNIRKTSTGYRTDGTKEWHKTYDEGELYQITNYDVTGTKKTKFVSYSEFNIVEELINYYENGKMKEEFGYTGENPNILIYKSIYSEVDGSLDTEWFYDNQGNLIEEINSTFDVDTEVVEKNEINNVNLNIKEQDDKNVVSYIDSNGFNMVVYNKESGEVSYNGESIGELEEVVEEIEDNSGSVSILATKKLVKTFSGSIDLKNVKRVVGIVAVVIAVGVSKSATIATGIANVIISTGIDRVYYTGYVYKTKLKKGRRKYTYKFSTKYNFYKDSKRKNWIGTIG; this is translated from the coding sequence ATGAAAAAAATTAAATATTTTATAACAATGCTAGCGATAGTGTTTTCAATGACAATGTATATAAATGCAAATGAAAATATTATTGATGATAGCCCAAGTGTGAATTTGGCAGAAGAAACTGAAGATAATTTAGTTGAAAGTGATAATAGTGATCAAGCTATAAGCCCCAAATTAAGAACGTTTTCAACTACATCATCTACAACTCTTACAGTACCTAAAGAAGGATTGTATGATAAGACTGTAGACAAAAAGGATGCAAATGGGCATTTAAGTACACGAAGTTTCTACTACAAAAATAAATTAGTGGAAAGAAGATATTACACTTACTCAAGTGCAAATGGATATAGAATGCATACAAAGAATCTATATTGGAGCAACGGTTCATCAATAGAAAGAACAAGAAAATATGCATATAATTCAAAGAATGAAATCTACAATACAAATACTAAAAGATTTCGAGCAAATGGAACAGTAGATTGGTATAATATATATGAAGAAAAAGTTGGAGGAAAAGTAATCGAGTTAAGAAAATATGATACAACGGGAACATATTATACAATGAAATCATTCTATAAAACAGGGACAGGAGTGCTATATAAAAGAGATTATTGGAAAGGTGAAGCACCAAACAGAGTAACACATACTGGAAATTACAATAGTGTAGGATCAGTATGGGTAAATGCAACATATTATCATTATCCAACTAATGTAAAAAAAGAATATATTACATATAATGGCGCAACGAATAATAATATTAGAAAAACATCAACTGGATACAGAACTGATGGTACAAAAGAATGGCATAAAACTTATGATGAGGGAGAATTATATCAAATCACAAATTATGATGTAACAGGAACTAAAAAGACTAAATTTGTAAGTTATAGTGAATTTAATATTGTCGAAGAATTAATTAATTATTATGAAAATGGAAAAATGAAAGAAGAATTTGGGTATACAGGAGAAAATCCAAATATATTAATATATAAATCAATATATAGTGAAGTTGATGGCAGTTTAGATACAGAATGGTTCTATGATAATCAAGGAAATTTAATCGAAGAAATTAATAGTACATTTGATGTTGATACAGAAGTTGTTGAAAAAAATGAAATCAATAATGTAAATCTGAATATTAAAGAGCAAGATGACAAAAATGTTGTATCATATATTGATAGTAATGGATTTAATATGGTAGTATATAATAAAGAGTCTGGTGAAGTAAGTTATAATGGAGAATCAATAGGAGAATTAGAAGAAGTTGTTGAAGAAATTGAAGATAATTCAGGGAGTGTATCAATACTAGCAACAAAAAAGTTAGTTAAAACTTTTAGTGGTAGTATTGATTTAAAAAATGTAAAGAGAGTAGTTGGTATTGTTGCAGTTGTTATTGCAGTTGGTGTGTCAAAGAGTGCTACTATAGCAACAGGAATTGCTAATGTGATCATTTCAACAGGCATAGATAGAGTATACTATACTGGCTATGTATATAAAACAAAATTAAAAAAAGGAAGAAGAAAATATACATATAAGTTTTCAACAAAATATAATTTCTATAAAGACTCAAAAAGAAAGAATTGGATAGGAACAATAGGATAG
- a CDS encoding transposase (product_source=KO:K07483; cath_funfam=1.10.10.60; cog=COG2963; ko=KO:K07483; pfam=PF01527; superfamily=46689), which produces MASKPSFTDEFKIGVVEYVLAHPEESKLNIAKRFGIGDSTVHAWLKKYEQQGNTIVSRGSGNYSSDEAKENARLRKELKDTQDALDVLKKAIGIVGK; this is translated from the coding sequence ATGGCAAGTAAACCAAGTTTCACTGATGAATTTAAAATAGGAGTTGTTGAATATGTTTTAGCTCATCCTGAAGAATCTAAATTAAATATTGCTAAAAGATTTGGCATTGGTGATAGTACTGTTCATGCTTGGCTTAAAAAATATGAACAACAGGGTAATACTATTGTTTCTAGAGGTTCTGGTAATTACTCTAGTGATGAAGCTAAAGAAAATGCTAGACTTAGAAAAGAACTCAAAGATACTCAAGATGCTTTAGATGTCTTAAAAAAGGCTATTGGCATAGTGGGAAAATAG
- a CDS encoding putative transposase (product_source=KO:K07497; cath_funfam=1.10.20.10,3.30.420.10; cog=COG2801; ko=KO:K07497; pfam=PF00665,PF13276; superfamily=47113,53098), whose product MLKVLKLSKSGYYDFLKRKPSPMKLRKENITQLVREIHNDSKQIYGAPKITAILQQNGETLSEKYVGNIMRENKLKAHYIKPKTITTKDCDFASELKNILNRDFNPTKPNSAWCTDITYIWTIEDGFVYLSSVMDLFSRKIIAWTLSRTMEVSEVMKCIEQAKERREYDEALIIHSDRGAQYTSKKYKEILEGITTSYSRKGNCWDNACIESFHGLIKREWLNRIKKIEDYNHAKQDYMQRSDYLMFSIRHMDCSISNMVCS is encoded by the coding sequence ATGCTTAAAGTTTTAAAGTTAAGTAAATCAGGTTATTATGATTTTTTAAAAAGAAAACCATCGCCAATGAAATTAAGAAAAGAAAACATCACTCAATTAGTCAGAGAAATCCATAATGATTCAAAACAAATCTATGGAGCACCTAAAATAACAGCAATATTACAACAAAATGGTGAAACACTTTCAGAAAAATATGTTGGTAATATAATGAGAGAAAATAAATTAAAAGCACATTATATAAAGCCTAAAACTATTACAACAAAAGATTGTGACTTTGCAAGTGAATTAAAAAACATCTTAAATAGAGACTTTAATCCGACTAAACCAAATAGTGCATGGTGTACAGATATAACGTATATTTGGACAATAGAAGATGGATTTGTATATTTGAGTAGTGTAATGGATTTATTTTCAAGAAAAATAATTGCGTGGACATTATCAAGAACAATGGAAGTAAGTGAAGTAATGAAATGTATTGAGCAAGCAAAAGAGCGTAGAGAATATGATGAAGCATTGATAATTCACAGTGATCGAGGAGCTCAATATACTTCAAAAAAATATAAAGAAATTTTAGAAGGAATAACTACAAGTTATTCAAGAAAAGGGAATTGTTGGGATAATGCATGTATTGAATCATTTCATGGATTAATAAAAAGAGAATGGTTAAATCGAATTAAAAAGATTGAAGATTACAACCATGCCAAACAAGATTATATGCAAAGGTCTGATTACCTTATGTTTAGTATACGACATATGGATTGTTCTATTTCTAATATGGTCTGCTCTTAA
- a CDS encoding transposase (product_source=KO:K07485; cog=COG3464; ko=KO:K07485; pfam=PF01610; superfamily=57667), which translates to MSYLFLDADSHKIIDIVDNRQLHNLEKYFNRYTKKARDSVKYIVIDMYKPYIVLIKKMFKNAKIIFDKFHIIQHINRALNKTRIDLMNKDKANYNKLKRYWKLLLTNRNKIDNFNYRKSRCFNKMMTDLQIVDYLINLDESFKVSYYYYQRFIQAIEYKDRNMLESHLDNLSNNLSPRVLQALKSIIENKEYVLNSLDIQYTNGAIEGTNNKIKLLKRVSYGFRSFTNFKLRIMLHFNLIKKHSYNCNSAD; encoded by the coding sequence ATGTCCTATCTTTTTTTAGATGCTGATAGCCATAAAATTATTGATATTGTAGATAATAGACAACTTCATAATCTTGAAAAATACTTTAATCGCTATACTAAAAAAGCTAGAGATAGTGTCAAATATATTGTTATTGATATGTATAAACCTTATATTGTTCTAATTAAAAAGATGTTCAAAAATGCTAAAATAATTTTTGATAAGTTTCACATTATTCAACATATTAATAGAGCTTTAAATAAAACTAGAATTGATTTAATGAATAAAGATAAAGCCAATTATAATAAACTCAAAAGATATTGGAAACTACTACTTACTAATCGTAATAAGATTGATAATTTTAATTATCGAAAGTCTAGGTGTTTTAATAAAATGATGACTGACCTGCAAATTGTAGATTATCTTATTAACCTTGATGAGAGTTTTAAAGTATCCTATTACTATTATCAACGTTTCATTCAGGCGATTGAATATAAAGACAGAAATATGCTTGAAAGTCATTTAGATAATCTATCTAATAATTTATCTCCAAGAGTATTGCAAGCATTAAAATCAATAATTGAAAATAAAGAATATGTATTAAATAGCTTAGATATTCAATATACAAATGGAGCTATTGAAGGCACAAATAATAAAATTAAGTTATTAAAAAGAGTATCATATGGATTTAGATCATTTACTAATTTCAAATTAAGAATTATGTTACATTTCAATTTAATAAAAAAGCATAGTTACAATTGTAACTCTGCTGACTAA
- a CDS encoding thioredoxin-related protein (product_source=COG2143; cleavage_site_network=SignalP-noTM; cog=COG2143; superfamily=52833) yields MKKKLLLLPLLLLVVACSSTSNETTNTETFGYETLENKNHIIKELSIDDIKEKEKNNDTYYLMIGRPSCSYCVDNILNFSDKAIENKIDTVYYYNFEDIYLEFEEQGKLSKKSDEEFKYLEKYLKFDGSTPVFFFIESGQLIFSTNNLMNDTSLKSWDDILTKFFSMTYK; encoded by the coding sequence ATGAAAAAAAAATTATTACTATTGCCATTACTTTTACTTGTTGTTGCTTGTTCTTCAACATCAAATGAAACAACAAACACTGAAACGTTTGGTTATGAAACACTTGAAAATAAAAATCATATTATAAAAGAACTTAGTATTGATGATATTAAAGAAAAAGAAAAAAACAATGATACATATTATCTTATGATAGGTAGACCAAGTTGTTCTTACTGTGTAGATAATATCTTAAATTTTTCTGATAAAGCTATCGAAAACAAAATTGATACAGTTTACTACTATAATTTTGAAGATATTTATTTAGAATTCGAAGAACAAGGTAAGTTAAGCAAAAAAAGTGATGAAGAATTTAAATATTTAGAAAAATATCTTAAATTTGATGGTTCGACACCAGTATTCTTCTTTATTGAAAGTGGACAGTTAATTTTTTCAACTAATAATTTAATGAATGATACTTCATTAAAAAGTTGGGATGATATCTTAACAAAGTTCTTTAGTATGACATATAAATAA
- a CDS encoding hypothetical protein (product_source=Hypo-rule applied; cath_funfam=3.40.1060.10; smart=SM00914; superfamily=47954; transmembrane_helix_parts=Outside_1_25,TMhelix_26_48,Inside_49_227), whose translation MKQPELMNIKNVTRDFILLDLYRKDIIFYFSPSTVFLNAISASVLINLYLNNKVKLENGNIEIIDETSIRTYNKLMIDYLKENELKTLKDTAHEVFLDSDFSMELYELVIKELCEENLIEIETKKHLILNKTTIKLIDQNSVREAYKKLFDTLFNDEQSQEFIALALIIDTFFSVDDYFDESEHETIKTAIEELRKTELYQDIVVFKDVIEEFYRLTAQRSTNYFGI comes from the coding sequence ATGAAACAACCAGAATTAATGAATATAAAAAATGTTACAAGAGATTTTATTTTATTAGATTTATATCGTAAAGATATTATCTTCTACTTTAGTCCATCAACTGTATTCTTGAATGCAATTTCAGCATCAGTTTTGATAAATTTATATTTAAATAATAAAGTAAAATTAGAAAATGGTAATATTGAAATTATTGATGAAACAAGTATTAGAACTTACAATAAATTAATGATTGATTACTTAAAAGAAAATGAATTAAAAACATTAAAAGATACTGCACATGAAGTTTTTCTTGATAGTGATTTTAGTATGGAATTATATGAATTAGTAATCAAAGAATTGTGCGAAGAAAATTTAATTGAAATTGAAACAAAAAAACATTTAATTTTAAATAAAACAACAATCAAATTAATTGATCAAAACTCAGTAAGAGAAGCATATAAAAAATTATTTGATACTTTATTTAATGATGAACAATCACAAGAGTTTATTGCACTAGCATTAATAATTGATACATTCTTTTCAGTGGATGATTATTTTGATGAATCAGAACATGAAACAATCAAAACAGCTATTGAAGAATTAAGGAAAACTGAATTGTATCAAGACATTGTTGTATTTAAAGATGTAATTGAAGAGTTCTATCGTTTAACAGCGCAACGTAGTACTAATTATTTTGGTATATAA
- a CDS encoding hypothetical protein (product_source=Hypo-rule applied; superfamily=50814), translating to MKKIIISKSAKNSDELYDVVISNIEFINEAHRRNLTNEDLNYDSLCSYFVDVMDENVLYDGFKGFLFKSRNKNIIKKYIKDGLKMLGLKEHEAIFDEYLDMIKQYDDIDIYDLEGNVDLNFHALDEKYRKLDSQNLEIVNAKFLLNHPDTIILDSKDKIKYIDDLIADLGEEAYQQRKQNFLKMQPGYVKDVNFLCDFLNEELDAIYLANLNRFQYESHLHIYFKTKSQKSYCYIDLGFEIVLLNDDDEEIRRFSRKKHTNL from the coding sequence TTGAAAAAAATTATTATATCGAAAAGTGCAAAAAATAGTGATGAGTTATATGATGTAGTTATCTCTAATATTGAGTTTATCAATGAGGCACATCGTAGAAATCTTACTAATGAAGATTTAAACTATGATAGTCTATGTTCCTATTTTGTTGATGTAATGGATGAAAATGTTTTATATGATGGATTTAAAGGATTTTTATTTAAATCTAGAAATAAAAATATCATTAAAAAATATATTAAAGATGGTTTAAAAATGTTAGGTTTAAAAGAACATGAGGCAATCTTTGATGAATATTTAGATATGATTAAACAATATGATGATATTGATATTTATGATTTAGAAGGAAATGTTGATTTAAACTTCCATGCACTAGATGAAAAATATCGAAAATTAGATTCTCAAAATTTAGAAATTGTGAATGCTAAATTCTTATTGAATCATCCTGATACAATCATTCTTGATTCCAAAGACAAAATAAAATACATTGATGATTTAATTGCTGATTTAGGAGAAGAGGCTTATCAACAAAGAAAGCAAAATTTCTTAAAAATGCAGCCTGGATATGTTAAAGATGTTAATTTCTTATGTGATTTTTTAAATGAGGAATTAGATGCGATTTATCTTGCAAACCTTAATAGATTTCAATATGAATCACATTTACACATCTATTTTAAAACAAAAAGTCAAAAATCTTATTGTTACATTGATTTAGGATTTGAAATTGTTTTGTTAAATGATGATGATGAAGAAATTAGAAGATTTTCACGTAAAAAGCACACTAATTTATAA